Part of the Mya arenaria isolate MELC-2E11 chromosome 8, ASM2691426v1 genome, TGAATCGAGCAAAGTCCGAGACTGTCATAATTCTGTATCTCCACAGTTCTGTCTCGTATTTATATACTTATTGCTTGACAGTTCTTTTCCATACATACTTACCCGGCAATGTTGTCGGATCtacaaaaacattgttaataacaGAATGCAGATCTTATTTACAGAGTGTGTAACAAATATCTCGAATTAAACCGTACTTTATAGTAGTGTTACAAGAAATGAATGGCAGATATCTgcgtttaaaaatatttcgacATGTACTTTTACATTCAAGGCTTAATATATTGTGTAAAAACACAAGTTTCCTAAATCACATCGCAGGTAAGCTTTTGCAGTCCAACCATTGCTTCACACATATCTGATCTTGTCAAAACATGAAAACcctatattttttaacaatgaatgCTGAATGTTGTCCATAGTATACATGTTATGCGCAGTTAGGTTACACCATTATTCGCAGCCATAAAGTGCTAATGgtttgattattttcttgtaaagaTCAGCGCTTACTAAATGGTTCACTCCGAAGGGGTGGACACCCTGTGCAGCCATAGAAAAAATGCGTTTTTAGCCTTTTGTAGTCTTTCCTGAATTCTTAACTATTCTCTCCATTTCGGGAGTGAATAAATCAACTTTTTTcctcagattttttttaattagtatCAATTATTCGGATTTTAAATACCTACTGCAGTGTTCCGCTATAATTAgatactattaaaatatattagtatTTGTATGTCATATTCAATAGGTTAACATATGGAAAAACTTTTTAATATCGGAAAGAGAAGCAGCACACTGGAAAGGTATACAAAAGTATAATATGCTAAAGTTTGGGAAGGAATGTCTTTTTTGTCCATGAATTGAGATTGTCTAAAAACGTATCAACAAACCATTTTCGGCATTTTAACGAAATTTAATCCCGCTTTGGATAAGgcttaaaaatgttaaacatgaatCTAAGGGATGTTTTTGCCTCAGAACCCAAATTCTTTGGGGCAAAGAATTCATTTAGTTTCACAACAAAtcactcatttttttaactGGATTAATTCTAACATACATCATCATTGCTAATGAAAACAAGCAGCGAGAATTGCAAAACAAGAAAGAATAACAAAGCAGAGTACAAAAGATAGTCTTCCTTATAAAATATCAGAGATATTGAGATATATATGGACGAATGAAAGTGAATTAGAGGagattttgtaatatatatatctcAACAAGAAGCTGCCtatcaatcaaattatttttcacGACTGTGTCTTATAGAGAACAAGCCCTAGAATAATGTTCCAATTTTCAAGCAAAGAAGAAACATATTCAATAGTCAgttcaaatcttaaaaatatcaGTTCAGTAAATTACACAGAAACAAGAACCTTATAAAAagttatgattttattaaagaGGGTAGATTAACAATATCTAACGTCATGTGTACTAAATCCACTAAGTTAAAATCACCTGAACCCCCTACATCATGTTAACGATGCGATAGCGCGTAAGTTAACAAAGTATGTTCGAGTACAAATCTACAAAATTCAATGGCGAATTCAATGGTTCGTCTTAATTGTTCAAATATGCAGAATTGTGAAGAGAAGTAAACTTTcgttgtattttaattatttgaatagttCAAGACATTTCGGGAGTGAATAAATCAACTTTTTTcctcagattttttttaattagtatcaattatttggattttaaataccTACTACAGTTTTCCGCTATAATTAgatactattaaaatatattagtatTTGTATGTCATATTCAATAGGTTAGCATATGGAAATactaacatatgtattaaatatgAGTACGCAAGTGTGAGTATGAGTGATACCCCCATTTAAAAAAGtctcatcattttttttctagttATATCATATGTGATTTACGAACATTACAAACCATTATATATACGAGCCAAGGAGCATATATGagaaaagaaattgaaagtatatacgagtatatataacaaaacaacaaacacatcCGAAAATGAACGACTTACAATGTTACATAATTCTATAATTGTCATAAAAAGAAACATGCATATTATCACTGCTATCGTCTATAACAAGAGCTTTTACAGAAATGTGAGAAATAATCCCGAGTTGGCCTTGTCAAAGTGTTAGCCAATTGATCAATTGGTTAATATTTTCCACTATGATGAAGTAATTATTACCGATAGATGAAAAGCAATAGACAAAAAATGCAGCACTACCATATGTCAATAAAATGTGGTTGGATCGTCGCATCAACCTAAGGTAGCTCATTAAAAACTCAATGACATAATTGCCCTTTTCACTGAGATTCAGAAGCATTAGAGTGAAAGACTTAGAACCATAACCACGCAAAACATCACAGCCAAAGAAAAATTATGTTGTGGTTGTTATCATTCTATTTAAgcattaacaacattttttggggcaaaacattattaaacgtACCCatattaacaatattcaaaaaGTACACGTACCCGTGCAAACTACAGTCCATACGTACACGTACCCGTGTAAACAACAGTCCATACGTACACGTACCCGTGCAAACTACAGTCCATACGTACACGTACCCGTGCAAACTACAGTCCATACGTACACGTACCCGTGTAAACAACAGTCTCCAAGTACATGTACCCGTGCAATCATTATTCAACACATACACGTACCCATGCAAACGTAGCCACCACGAACCCGTGCAAACAATTTCTACACGTACATGTAACCTTGCAGCATAGCCACCACGTACACGTGTAAACAATTTTCTACACGTGCCCGTTACCGTGCAAACAGAGCAACCACGTACACGTGTAAACAATTTTCTACACGTACCCGTTACCGTGCAAACATAGTCACCAGGTACCCGTGTAAATAATTTTCTACACGAGCATGTAAACGTGCAAATATAGCCACCAGGTATCCGTGCAAAAAACAGTCACCTAGTTCACGGACCCGAGTAAAAAAGACAACATGTACACGTACACGTTCAAGCACAGTCAACATAAACACGTACTCGAACAATCTGCAATTCGCAACTACTCTATAGAgaatacatatgtttgttttaaataaaacactcaGCATAATGACGTCATTAATAAGTTAATTGCTGCTCTCTGATTGGACAGGTGTGGCGTCATGCGACCGATTGAAAAACGACGCTTCGAATATCCGTTGTTCCTTTCCTCCACACATAACCGATTTCTCTCCTAAACCGTACCTGAACTaccttatattttaaaaacaaaacttacaactccccccccccccccccccccccacacacacacacacacgataTTGTACGGATTGCTTCGGTTTTTTGTGGGTTCAAACAGTACGAAACGCTCGGGCCAATTAGAAAATGAATGATTAGTAAGCTTGaataacatgtatatagtaTTATTACACAAGCAATATCTCTACGAATGGGGTTTGCCACGTTGATTGAATTGTGAATTCTTTTCCATGAATCACTTTAGAATGTAAACTGTTCTTAAAGATGTCATTGATTCTGAGTGGGAAACTcaaagtttaatgaatttttttttcaactttaccACCATAAATAAAGACGCAAAGATTCAATCAGCGTGACAATTCATCGTCGGCCACCACGGTATTTTTCCGGTACACTTCATATATCccgtgggacaattgactgacaaaatctcgttttaatgaataagcATGGGACAGAAGAGACAACTCTTCTTTCAGTGAATTCGCATGCtacactcaaatattgttcaataacttgACAGTGGCAATAGCCTCCGTGGCCGTGTGGTCTTGACTACAgccaaatattattgtataGAGAAGGCGCAGCCGGTTAATTTCCAACAAtcaccaaaatatttttcaaccgtaaagcatctggtactttgcggaaccaatgaaactgcctcattaattattcatgattacgagattttcgTAGCCAATttgcccacggtacacaacgaagTATAGCATCCGACGATggacaaatatttacattttactggtGGAATGGTTCAAACAGAACTCAATTTCTCGACAATATTCTTAGATTGGACGTCTATTTTTTCATCATTGACGTTCACAGGTTCATACTTCTTGAAGAATTTCACGTACACATTGTAAACAATAGTAACGACGAAAGGCGGGATTGGTGTCATCATGGCGGACGACAAAGGCGCGACGGTGGCGATGTCCCCAAGTGGCGGCGGAAATGAGAGCAGCAGCACGAGCATTGCGATACCGATATTCTGCATTCCGGTCTCCAACGCGATCGTGACCACGCGCGCTTTCGGTTGCCGTAAAATTACGGCAATAACGCCTCCAAGTAAATAGCCGAAATACGGCAGCAGGCATCCGGCGAGGACGTGGACGGGGCGGAACATCTTGAAGATGTAGAGGTTTGACCAAATGCCGACGGTAAGGAATACTATGATACAGACGAGCGTGGTCGGCTTGAGCACTTTAATGATGAAGAGTGCGACCTTTGTGAACTTGTACTTGATGAAGATGCCGATAAACAGCGGAATAACAACGGAAGCAATAACCTGAAAGtagaaaacagtttttaaagctgcactctcacatgcTGAAGATGTTGACTATTCTTTTAATCtgtgtctcagaatcagctgttTTCACATCAGTGCCTTTAACTTAgtaatatatagaggatatttgtttattccagtgtaagatcgtatttcatttcatgagtgtcatagaaatacatattttcactAGTGGCAACATTTTCCGCTATAAAAGTgacgtgttttgttttgatcaaggggaagcgGCTACACCtgcaattaattttaaaagtagttctaaaagttgatattttcactgtttttatttcactgatgctatcgaaaagcatgaaagaaaggatatgttatttttattatcacttGCTTCCGGACATTACGCAAAAATAGGCACATTCATagacaaacaatattaaaaaaatgttgttaaaacggtcaatctgtgtgagtgcagcttgaAGATGTCTGCAGCTGTCTTAACAATGAAAGAGTTATAGTTCCACCTTATTTAGcgaacatttattaaataagtctcttaatatatacatatattgtttggATCTCTAGGTAAGAACGCTTTTTCTAGGTCGTATTAACATCGTGTGTGGACATCAAGCATTGTCCTAGAGGTGGGTTCCATAATGACCACGTGCTGTAATCTGGTACGCACCTGTAGAATGTTCAAGTAGGGAATGCGGATGTCCGAGCTGTCATCTACCAGGGTCGACCCTAGAGTGTAGATCCACAGGGGCATCATGCCTGAAACAACAAAGAAGATAGCAATGGTTGTCTATGGTGGGCCTAGATTATTACCGTGTAATACTATTctccaattttgacatttttccgctgcgtcctatcttttATATTAAGGGTTCTTATGCGTTTTCTCACCCTTTCTTgtctgcgtcctatctatgctagcgtccttaTACACAGTATAATACGATACAGAGTTCATAATGAAGTGAAGCAAAATGCATATCCATTATTGGAGTTATGACTATATACCtgccaaaaatatattaaattaatttatttgactatacccccagcagagctgttgaaaaaaatgtcttctaacggttgtaagcggaccgtgCACGTGAATTTCGAGTAATCAcactagccgatacattgtatttagaaaggccataataataatctaatgattatattttggacaaatatttctatttatctattaatacatctgtatttatttatttattaatgcatttatttgcccagtaatatatgcaatacacttaacGTCGTATAAGTCAAATACAGTTACTCGTTTTTTTCTTcacaagtgtttttttaacgACGTAAGAAAccgtttcgctaggacgaacaGCAATGGTCTAACGAAATGGCTACTTATGTCTGTTAGAGGACACTTGGGAAGAAATGTtcgtactgtatctattacGTAATAAGATATGTGATCACATGTACTCTCCATGAAAAAGTGGAGAGATGATATAGCAACTGTTGTATACCACATGTGTATGACATTGGGTTACCGTGCAATATGTAGCATGGTTATATTGAATTAACGTTGTCATTTATCGGAACTCCTTGGCTATTTCCCATCGAAAAAAATCTGGAAATTCCGAATGATCGATACGCTGCTCTTGCACAGTAAGAGCTCTGCCCAGCGACTGGTTACCGTTCTGATATGAGAAttaatcttaaaacaaaaacaaggcTGAATGCATTCTCCATTATAGAACAAAAAGCTAACTAACTGTACAGTAAACTAACGATGAGTATAAGCTTCGCCTTGTAACGTGCTAAAACATGATAGCTCTGTCATACGATACATACATCAATagtttctataaaaatatatattactgaAGAAAGGACAAATTTAACGAAGCCTGTAGAATGCGGTAAACAGATTTCAAAGTGGTAgataatatatcataatatgaCCCTGTAAATATCCGGTTGAATGTCTTTGGCGAGGTTTGGGTATCTTCTTTCAACGTTTAAAAGTAAGGACTCCGTAAGTCACGGTGAAATATGCATATGGCAttcttttttatacatttcaccAATTTGATTAAACCATACAATTTAGCCTTGGCGCTACCGCAGTTCTAACTCTAGTTTTGACTGTACCGTTGTTCTGACTGAACCGTAGTTATGACTGTACCGAAGTTCTGACTGTACGGTAGTTGTGACTGTATGGTAGTTCTGATTGTACGGTAGTTCTGACTTTATCGTAGTTCTGACAGTACTGTAGCTCTGACTAAGCGGTAGTTCTTATTGTACGCTAGCTCTAACTGTACGGTAGTTCTTACTGTACGGTAGTTGTGACTGTACGGTAGTTGTGACTTTACGATAGTTTTAACTGTACCGTAGTTTTGACTGTACGGTAGTTTCGACTGTACCGTAGTTTTGACTGTACGACAATTTTGACTTTACAATAGTTTTGACTGTACCATTTTCCTGACTGAAACGTAGTTCTGACTGTAGTTTTGACTGAATCGCAGTTCTGACTGTAGTTCTGACTGTTTTGTAGTGGTTGTTTTGATTGTACCGTAGTTCTGACTGTACGGTAGTGGTTGTTTTGATTGAACCGTAGTTATGCCTGTTGTTTTGACTGTACCGTAGTATTGCCTGTAGTTTTGACTGGACCGTAGTTCTGCCTGTAGTTTTGACTGTACCGTTGTTCTTAAGTAGTTAAACAGTAGTGACTTAACGGTTATTCTGACTGTACGGTAGTTGTGACAGTACGGTAGTTGTGACTGTACGGTAATTGTGACTGTACGGTAGTTGTGACTGTACGGTAGTTGTGACTGTACGGTAGTTGTGACTGTACGGTTGTTGTGACTGTTCGGTAGTTTTGACTGTACGGTAGTTGTGACTGAACGGTGGTTCTGACTATACGGTAGTTCTGACAGTACCGTAGTTCTGAATGTAAGTTTTTTTCTGACTTACATTATTAATGACTGTACGGTAGTTTTAACTATACGGTAGTTTTGACTGTTCGGTAGTTCTGACTGGTAGGTAGTTCTTGCtgtaaaatctttaaaatggtgtagtaaaagaaaagttatctttgttttaagtcttcattttaagcaatatgttgccttccgacataatatgacgtaatttatcacacaCTGAGCTAACATAATACCTATGGATGCGACCGAGCTGACGAACGTCATGGTTATAGAGAGTGAGACGTCCCCGTCGAGCAGGTATGTGTATATGTTGGACAGCCCGCCTCCCGGGCACACACCGCAAAGAAACACTCCCAGGGACACGGACTTGTCACCCAAGGGCACCAGCCGCGCAACCCCGTACCCGATCTGCAATGACCAATGATAAACATTGTCAGTAAGCATGATATCATACATTGTTCTGGACATGTTCTTATAGCTTCTGATTTCTGATTccggccccgatttctcgaaacttcttaagatCATTAGgattaagtagcttatttcaataaggcaGACTACATTCTTGATTtggaatttgataaataaaaaacggtttattgtgtttatcataattataagttcCATTTAAAGCATGAAAAGgttaaaaactcttaaagaagtaaatattacgcaaacTGTTGAAAGACAAAactagtgagcttagcttaatcctgttataaggaacttaagaagttttgagaaattgtggCCAGGTCTAAATGCTTTAACCCGCCACACCCTATCAAAGTTTGAGCTTTTTCGTATTTCGCTCCGCCACGTATGAAAGACATGGTGGCTGATTTCTGCCATAACGTGATTTTTAGTCTTCTAATAAAGCCTCAGAGTGTAAACAGTAAAATCCATGAGACAATTTGTGATAATTTGTGATAAAAGGTTGGTTAACTCCTACGGTGATAGAAAGTAAATGTACACTTATATATGTCCCCGgatgtatcattttaaagttaagttCATGTGtcataaataacaatttcactttattatatttacattcgacAAATTACACGAAAGAGCAAACGACCCCTGCACCGTAATCATTAGGCATAATCATGGGAATTGTAGCACTTAGTTTATGATAGTTCgagtttattatttatgcatAATCTCCTTTAAATGTTAGCAAATACAACgatttattgatgaaattatTTGCATACAAAATCAGACTGCATCTTAAAATGATtctttcataataaataaatatatatatatatatatatatatatatatatatatatatatatatatatatatatatatatatatatatatatatatatatatatatatatataacttatttaGACATAATGGTCAGCTTCGGTAAAAACAATAGCACGAACCTCATTTGCGACATTATTTCAGAAGACAGAAACAGTATATAGACAACAAATGGATCAAAAGCCAAATCAGCTAACGAATCTTTGTTCCTACCAATGGCATGAGTAAATACTGGCATCCAAACCCGATCCCGGGGGCCACCGGTCGTCTCAGGCACTCTTTGACCACGCCCATGTCCAGCTTGCACCCGAATCCCATGGTCAGTAATATAACCATAAATCCCAAAAGGTAGCGGAATATGTGGTCTACTGGCCTCATCTTGCGTAACACCGTCACCGGAAACCAGTGGGTGACTGCACCTCCGTTGGCGTCAATGCGGACCCCGGGTTGGGGCTCAAAGCTGCTGTTGTACATGCTGATACCTCCGACTTCATCGTATTGCAGTATATTCGAACCTTGGTCTCTTATTGCCAGTCCAAGTCTTGACAGACC contains:
- the LOC128242733 gene encoding ileal sodium/bile acid cotransporter-like, which codes for MGFYFLLALILKCTLILCFVTPDHLTSQNSVRTVFALQEPVVIFMFEEVDVKVNYSLPCADSYVSIYIEHLKENDIFNVLSNSTITIPCDANGDSSTLGNGRNKTLSIDGVLTLRLRSTVIGLSRLGLAIRDQGSNILQYDEVGGISMYNSSFEPQPGVRIDANGGAVTHWFPVTVLRKMRPVDHIFRYLLGFMVILLTMGFGCKLDMGVVKECLRRPVAPGIGFGCQYLLMPLIGYGVARLVPLGDKSVSLGVFLCGVCPGGGLSNIYTYLLDGDVSLSITMTFVSSVASIGMMPLWIYTLGSTLVDDSSDIRIPYLNILQVIASVVIPLFIGIFIKYKFTKVALFIIKVLKPTTLVCIIVFLTVGIWSNLYIFKMFRPVHVLAGCLLPYFGYLLGGVIAVILRQPKARVVTIALETGMQNIGIAMLVLLLSFPPPLGDIATVAPLSSAMMTPIPPFVVTIVYNVYVKFFKKYEPVNVNDEKIDVQSKNIVEKLSSV